Below is a window of Leuconostoc gasicomitatum LMG 18811 DNA.
CTTTGATGGACTGATTTCTATAATTATCGGTGCCTTTATATTATTCCTGCCTGGTCGAAGCGCTAGAGCAGTTGCTGGAATGATGGGTGCTGCTTTAATCGCAGCTGGGTTGTTCAAATTGCTTTCTGTGTTTAAAAAGGATAGCGTTAATGGCACCACCAGATTGGGACACTTAATCAGTTCTGTTATCTACATAGTTGCTGGTTTATTTATATTCATAGACATGCAAGCGGCCGCTGTATCACTCATTTTAGTAGTTGGTATATTGACGGGTATGGCATGGTTAATTGAGGGGATTATTCAGCTTACAATTTTAAATCAGATTAGCACTAACAAGTTTTGGTCAATCTTATCAGCAGTGATTAGTGTATTAGGCGGTTTAAGTCTATTATTTAGCCCATTATTGGGTGGTATACTTGTATGGACGTTCTTCGGTGTTACTTTGTTAATCATTGGAATTTTTAAGATAATACAATACGTCACTTTAAAAAAATAGGTTATTTCAATACACTAGTTAGTTAAATCTAACGGTGTTTTTTATACATAAAAATGAGAAGAACGAGTTATCTGCAGATCAACCTTTGTTTGCGAAGATTGATCATGCTAATTAATGAACTAAATTAATGAGATAATATAAATGATGAAATAAGCAATTGTTTGAGATGTGTGTTATAATTAAAACATTGAACGCAACAGAGAGTGTGTTCAGCAGTCTAGCAGAATACTTGTCAAATTATTAGTTACTGGTTTTAATATCATATTTGATATATGTTGAATGATACAGAGAGATCTTCAACCTCAGAAATATTAAGTTAGTTTAGTTAATCAATAAATTTAGTTTTGTAATGTATAGAAATTCTTATCAAGAAGCCTGTTAGGCTTTTTATTTTGTTATAATGTATTAACTTGCGTGGTTTTATATCTAAACCTCAATCCATAAGTTAGGAATAATTGAGCAACACATAACAGTTTTAAATAACTATATTTTCGCTGAAACGGGCAAATGAACAGAAATTGATGTTATGGCTAAAGTGAACCTATCTATAAAATTTAGGCTCACTTTTCATTTTCTAAAGGTGGTAGTAATATTAAGGAAGGATTATCCAGTATGAACCAGTCTCTCGAGTTAATAAAAAGAGGGGTCACAACTGAATTGGCGTATAATGTTGAACAAATGAGTGAGGAATCGCAAAATGTATTGTATGAAGGATTCAGATTCCGACTAAAAAATAAAACGTTTCGGAGTCGGCTAGCAAAAAAAACACCTACAAAAAAGGGCTATTTTGTTGCTTTTTGGGAAAAAGATAATCATGCTAAAAATAAACCGTTTGATTATGAAAGCAGTCCCGATTTTTTAATAATTAATGTGATTGATTTTAAAAACCAAGGGCAATTTATATTTCCTAAAGCATTATTAGCGCAAAAAAAAATATTGTTATCATTGAATTCAAAAGGAAAGATGGCAATAAGGGTTTATCCAGAGTGGGTGAAGGAATTAAATAAAACTGCTTTTCAAACACAACAATGGCAACTGCATTATTTTATTGATCTATCAAAAGATTTAATAGATGTCTCTAAATTAAAGCAGTTATATACAATTTGACTGCAAAACTGTATAAATTTTCAGTCAATTCGATGTCAGAGGCGTGATAGTTTGATACTTAAGTCTATTTCAATAGTTATTAGGAGAATTTTTATATGCCATGGATTTATTTGTTACTTGCAGGTTTTTCGGAAATACTTTGGTCAACTACTATGAAATTAAGTCATGGTTTTACAAAAGTTGGTTGGGCAAGTTTGACAGTTATTGGTTTGATTGCAAGTATGTTCTTTTTATTACAAGCAGTGAAGTATTTGCCATTTAGTTTAGCTTATCCAATTTGGACAGGGATTGGGGCAGTTGGATCAGTGGTAATTGGTGTCATATTATTTCACGATCAATTCCCACCTATTACTTGGTTTTTTATTATTTTATTAGTTGTTGCAATTATTGGTATTAAAGTAACTGCCGGGGAGTAATATTAATGTCACTGATAGTTTCTTTAATCAATTCAGAAACGAAATAGAAAACGGCGACATGTCAGGGAATGAAGCTAACATATTAAAAGTCATTATAAGCTGATCGAAACGTTTAAAAACGATGAAAGAAAATTTTGAAGCAAGGAATTTTCCTACGCCTAAAAAAGCCACGTCATTCAGTACGTGGCTTTTTTAGCACTTAGGTAACACTAATTCGAAATAAATTTGTTTATGGGCATACTATTATGTAATAAATGTCCTAGAGGTCTCAACTTTTTTAAATAAAAAAACTGTTTTACCAAAATTACAGGTAAAACAGTAACAATGCGCGGGGGGGGAGTCGAACCCTCGACCTGCCGGGTAGAAACCGGCTGCTCTATCCAGCTGAGCTACCAGCGCAATACAATATATATAATAGCATAAAAACAGTAAATATCAAAGATTTAATTTATCTATTTTTTTAATTGGCTTACCTATAGTATACTATAGGTAAGCCAATTACAGAGGATTTAACATATGAGAAAAGCATTTATCGCACTAGGCGTGATCTTTGTAGCATTATTAGTTGCGTTTGCAACATTTAATCAACAACCTAAATATGCCGGTGTTTCGATGCCTAGAGCAGATTATCGGCATTTGGAGCAGTCACGTCGTAGTATTAAAACCTTTATTTCGGCACTAGATGATTTTGATTATCAAGATGCTAAAACGATGGCTGTTGTTGAAAAGTCAGGCAATCAAATTATTAAGCATAATAGTAATAATTTAAGCAGTACCGATTCTCAGGCATTACGTGATGCACTATACGGTAAAACGGGAATTATTACAATTGTGCAAATAGCCAAAAAAGGTCACTATAATATCGACAGTAGTGTTGCTTCACGTTTCCATGATAAATTTGATACAATCATTACAATGTCAGTGAATGCCATGAATAAAAGTTCGGCACAACGTGCTGATATTGTGACACAAATGAAAGTAGATTTAAATATTGAAGCGGCAATATATAGAATAGGGGCAAAGAATGAGGAGTAAAGAGTAGTAGTATCGTTTTCCGGGAGAAATGATGGTTAAGAAAGAAGATGCACGTGTTTTACGGACAAAAAAAAATATTGAAGAAACAAC
It encodes the following:
- a CDS encoding HdeD family acid-resistance protein, whose product is MSDEFFVKVRRAIGFDGLISIIIGAFILFLPGRSARAVAGMMGAALIAAGLFKLLSVFKKDSVNGTTRLGHLISSVIYIVAGLFIFIDMQAAAVSLILVVGILTGMAWLIEGIIQLTILNQISTNKFWSILSAVISVLGGLSLLFSPLLGGILVWTFFGVTLLIIGIFKIIQYVTLKK
- a CDS encoding MepB family protein, which translates into the protein MNQSLELIKRGVTTELAYNVEQMSEESQNVLYEGFRFRLKNKTFRSRLAKKTPTKKGYFVAFWEKDNHAKNKPFDYESSPDFLIINVIDFKNQGQFIFPKALLAQKKILLSLNSKGKMAIRVYPEWVKELNKTAFQTQQWQLHYFIDLSKDLIDVSKLKQLYTI
- a CDS encoding DMT family transporter, which translates into the protein MPWIYLLLAGFSEILWSTTMKLSHGFTKVGWASLTVIGLIASMFFLLQAVKYLPFSLAYPIWTGIGAVGSVVIGVILFHDQFPPITWFFIILLVVAIIGIKVTAGE